From Bacteroides uniformis:
CCTGCGCCGAAGGTTGGATTACGCCGGCAGCCATGAAAACCGGCATCGGCATCGCACTGACACTGTCGTGCCTGGCAGGGCTGGCAGTGCTGTTCACCGTCTGGGGGCAGCTGCCCCACGGAGGCTGGGAACTGGTGGTGCTGGGCGTGGTGTGCATACTGTTTGCTTTCCTCTATACCACGCTGCTCTCCTATCGGGGCTGGGGCGACGTACTGGTGCTGGTGTTCTTCGGCTTCGTGCCCGTATGCGGCACCTACTACGTGCAGGCCTATACGCTGAATATGGATGTGGTGGTGCTGTCGCTCGTCAGTGGCCTCGCCATAGACACCTTGCTGATGGTGAACAACTATCGCGACCGCGAGCAGGATGCCGTGAGCGGCAAGTGTACGCTGGTGGTACGCTACGGCAAGAAGTTCGGTGAGAATATGTATCTGGCACTGGGCATCGCCGCCGTGCTGCTCTGCTTCTGGTTTGTCTACACGGGCAAGCTGACTCCGCTGGAATTTATCTGGGCTCCCTGCGTCTATCTCTATATGCACGCACTGACGTGGCGCAAAATGATACAGATAGGTAGCGGTAAAAAGCTGAACAGCATACTGGGCGAGACGTCGCGCAATATGCTGTTCTTAGGATTACTGTTAGCGGTGGCGCTGAATTGAGAGGTTAGAGGTTAAGGATTAGCGGTTAGACCCTAATCCCTAAACCTTAACCTCTACCTCCATACATCTGTTCGTAATACTTCTGATAATCACCGCTGGTCACTTCTTCCACCCACGGCTGGTTGTTCAGGTACCATTCAATGGTCTTGACGATGCCGACCTCGAACTTCGTCTCCGGATACCAGCCCAGGGCATTGGTAATCTTTGTGGGGTCGATGGCATAACGCTGGTCGTGACCTAGGCGGTCTTTGACGAAGGTGATAAGGTCTTCGTTTATCCAGCTGATGTCAATCGTGCCGTCGGCGGCTTTTACTTGTTTCTTCAGCACTGCACGGTAACGGGGTTCTTCCTCCATCAAGCGGCGGACGGTGGCAATAGTCAGCTTCACGATTTCAAGATTGGTCTTTTCGTTGTGACCGCCTACGTTGTAGACTTCGCCTTCCACACCCTCGCGGACAACCAGGTCGATAGCTTTGCAGTGGTCTTCCACGTAGAGCCAGTCACGCACGTTACTGCCGTCGCCATAGACGGGGAGGTTCTTGCCTTCGAGAATATTCTTGATGATAAGCGGAATCAGCTTTTCGGGGAAGTGATAAGGACCGTAGTTGTTGGAACAGCGGGTGATAGTGACGGGCATCTTATAGGTATCGTGATAGGCCATCACTACCATATCGGCACTCGTCTTGCTGGCGCTGTAAGGGCTGTGCGGGCAGAGCGGGGTTTGCTCTGTGAAGTAGCCTTCGGCACCAAGTGAGCCGTAAACTTCGTCGGTAGACACTTGATGGTAACGAACGCCTTTGCGCCAAGTGGGATAACCGGACTCGTCCTTACCCGTGACCCAGGCACGGCGGGCGGCATCGAGCAGGTTTTGTGTACCCAGGATGTTAGTCATCAGGAAAAGCTGGGGATTCTCTATGCTACGGTCTACGTGGCTCTCGGCAGCAAAATTCACTACGTAATCGAATTTATACTTGGCAAACAGTTCGTCGGCAAGCACGCGGTCGCAGATGTCACCTTTTACAAAAAAGCAACGTTCATCGTCAATGTCATTGGCAATGGTGCCCAGATTGCCTGCGTAGGTCAAGGCATCCAGTATCACCACTTTAATATCATTATGTTTTGCCAGGATGTATTTAATATAGTTGGCGCCGATAAAACCGGCGGCACCGGTTACGAGATAAGTCTTCATGAGAATTAAAAATTATAAATTAAAAATTAAAGTCAGCGGGCCTTTATAGGAGAACTATTCTCCTTCTCTTTTTGGGGAACAAAGAGTTCATCGCTTCGATTCAGCCAGTTCCATCAGGTATTTGCCATATTCGGTCTTGCCAAGCTGTTCACCCAAGCGATACAGCTGGTCTACATCTATCCAGCCCTTGCGCCAGGCAATCTCTTCGATACAGCTCACGCGGAAGCCTTGACGGTTCTGGATGGTGGCGACAAAATTGCTGGCTTCCAGCAGGCTGTCGCAATTGCCGGTGTCGAGCCAGGCAAAGCCACGGCCGAAGAGCTCCACTTTCAGTGTGCCCTCGTCCAGATAGAGACGGTTGAGGTCGGTAATTTCGTATTCGCCGCGAGCAGAGGGCTTCAAGGAGGCGGCTTTCTCTGTCACGGTGGAGTCGTAGAAGTACAGTCCGGGGACGGCATAGTTGCTTTTAGGATTGGCAGGCTTTTCTTCCAGCGAGACGGCTTTGCCGTTGGCATCAAACTCCACTACACCGTAGGCACGGGGGTCCTTGACGTAATAACCAAAGATGCAGGCACCCTTGTCTATGGAAGCGGCACGCTTCAGCATGGCGGAGAAGCCTTGACCGTAGAACATGTTGTCGCCCAGAATAAGGCAGCCCGGTCCGCCGTCCAAGAACTCTGCACCCAGCACAAAGGCTTGTGCCAGTCCGTTGGGATTCTCTTGTATCTTATAGGAAAAGGACATACCGAGTTCTTCGCCGGTTCCCAGCAGCTCGCGGAACATGGGTAAGTCACGTGGAGTAGAGATAATAAGCACTTCGCGAATTCCCGCCAACATCAGTGTAGAGAGCGGGTAGTATATCATCGGCTTGTCGTAGACGGGCATTATCTGCTTGGAGATAGCCTTGGACAACGGATAGAGACGAGTGGCACTGCCACCTGCAAGAATAATTCCTTTCATATTTCAGTTCTTTTTCGGTGATACTTCAAAATGGAGAATAAAATAAGAAGGAGGACGATGCCCCACGGCTCTACTTGCTATTCGGGTACAAAGATAATGGAAAAATTCGATTAAGTGAAGGCTTGGTTTCATCTTTTTACTTCATTGCTTTGCTTACTCCGGTACATTGTTTTGCTTACTTCAGTGCGTAACGGCCGTCACCCCTTGATGAAACGGTCTTCACCTCAGCGTGTAACGACCTTTACCAAATAGTGTAACGGCCTTTACCCAATAGCGTAACGACCTTTACATTAGCATGTAACGGCTTTTACACTATAGCGCAAGCAATCGGTAAATACAATCCATTGAAAATAAACAAACTACATCATCGGTCAGCAAGTTCTATCACCTCCAAATCTTTAAACGTTCCCCCATCAACCGCAAAGCGTACCATCGTACGCACCTTATGGAAACCTTGAATGCCCGCAGCGCCCGGATTGATGTGGAGTACATCCAACGTCTTGTCATACTTCACCTTCAGTATATGCGAGTGCCCGCTGATGAACAGCTTTGGGGGACGCACCAGAATGCTGCCCTTGATGGAAGGGTCGTAGTTGCCGGGATAACCGCCGATATGCTTCATCAGCACCTCCGCCCCATCCACCGTGAAACGGAGAATCTGCGGATAGAGCTGCCGTATCTCCTGCCCGTCAATATTGCCATACACGGCACGGAAGGGACGGAAAGCCGCCAGCTTCTGTGCCACTTCCAGCGAACCGATGTCACCGGCATGCCATATTTCGTCACAGCCCTCAAAATATTGCAGGTACTTTTCATCCCAGTAGCCATGCGTATCCGATAATAAACCAACTTTTGTCATCTTTCCTTTGTTTATTAAGACAAAGGTAATTATATTTGGGAAGAATACAATGTGGTAATGTGCTAATATGCCACATTAACACCTTAACACCATGGACAACAGATATTTCAAACGTGACATCAGCTGGCTTTCCTTCAACTACCGCGTACTGCTGGAAGCGGAAGACGAGACATTGCCGCTATACGAACGCATCAACTTTATTTCTATATACTCTTCCAATCTGGAAGAATTCTACAAGATACGCGTAGCCGACCATAAGGCCATAGCCACCGGAGCCTCGCAAAGCGATGAAGAGACTATGCAGTCTGCCGCCGAACTGGTAGATGAAATCAACCAAGAAGTCAACCGCCAACTGGAGGAACGTATCCGCATCTACGAACAGAAGATACTGCCCGCCCTGCGGAAACATCACATCATATTTTATCAAAGCCGCAACGTAGAACCGTTTCACCGCGACTTTGTGCGCAGCTTCTTCCGCGAAGAGATATTCCCTTATCTGGCCCCGGTGCCCGTAAGCAAGGACAAGGTGATTTCATTCCTGCGCGACAACCGTCTCTATCTGGCCGTACGGCTTCATCTGAAAGGAGCTCCCGCCAGTTCTCCAAACCGTATCCAGTATTTCGTGATGAAACTGCCGTACAGCAAAGTGCCGCGCTTCATCCAGCTGCCCAAGGTGGGGAAAGACTATTATCTAATGTTCATTGAAGACATCATCAAGGCCAATCTGGATACCATCTTCCCCGGTTATGAAGTGGACAGCAGTTATTGCATCAAGATTTCACGCGATGCGGATATTCTGATAGACGATGCCGCCAATACCTCCGAAATCATCGAGCAGGTGAAGAAGAAGGTAAAGAAACGCAAGATAGGCGCCGTGTGCCGTTTTGTATACGACCGCGCCATGCCCCAGGACTTCCTCGACTTTCTGGTAGATGCCTACCGCATAGACCGCCGGGAGCTGGTGCCGGGAGACAAGCACCTCAACATGGAGGATTTGCGGCATCTGCCTAATCCCAACCAAAGCGTACGTCCCATCAAGAAACCCCAGCCCATGAAGCTGACCTGCCTGGACGAACGCGAATCCATCTTCCGCTATGTGGAGAAGAAGGACCTGCTGCTGCATTATCCCTACCACTCCTTCGACCACTTCATCCATTTTCTATATGAAGCCGTCCACGAACCCACCGTGCGCGAAATCATGGTGACCCAGTATCGCGTGGCAGAGAACTCCACCGTCATCAACACCCTGATAGCCGCCGCACAGAACGGAAAGAAAGTCACCGTCTTTGTGGAACTGAAAGCCCGCTTCGACGAAGAAAACAACCTCGCCACCGCCGAGATGATGAAAGCCGCCGGCATCAACATCATTTTCAGCATACCAGGACTAAAGGTACATGCCAAAGTAGCCCTCGTGCTACGCCGCGATAAGGAAGGGCGCAAACTGACAAGCTACGCCTACATCAGCACCGGCAACTTCAACGAAAAGACCGCCACCCTCTATGCGGACAGCGGACTATTCACCTGCAACCCGGTGATTGTAAACGACCTGCACAACTTGTTCCGTACTCTGCAGGG
This genomic window contains:
- the rfbB gene encoding dTDP-glucose 4,6-dehydratase — its product is MKTYLVTGAAGFIGANYIKYILAKHNDIKVVILDALTYAGNLGTIANDIDDERCFFVKGDICDRVLADELFAKYKFDYVVNFAAESHVDRSIENPQLFLMTNILGTQNLLDAARRAWVTGKDESGYPTWRKGVRYHQVSTDEVYGSLGAEGYFTEQTPLCPHSPYSASKTSADMVVMAYHDTYKMPVTITRCSNNYGPYHFPEKLIPLIIKNILEGKNLPVYGDGSNVRDWLYVEDHCKAIDLVVREGVEGEVYNVGGHNEKTNLEIVKLTIATVRRLMEEEPRYRAVLKKQVKAADGTIDISWINEDLITFVKDRLGHDQRYAIDPTKITNALGWYPETKFEVGIVKTIEWYLNNQPWVEEVTSGDYQKYYEQMYGGRG
- a CDS encoding metallophosphoesterase family protein codes for the protein MTKVGLLSDTHGYWDEKYLQYFEGCDEIWHAGDIGSLEVAQKLAAFRPFRAVYGNIDGQEIRQLYPQILRFTVDGAEVLMKHIGGYPGNYDPSIKGSILVRPPKLFISGHSHILKVKYDKTLDVLHINPGAAGIQGFHKVRTMVRFAVDGGTFKDLEVIELADR
- the rfbA gene encoding glucose-1-phosphate thymidylyltransferase RfbA, whose protein sequence is MKGIILAGGSATRLYPLSKAISKQIMPVYDKPMIYYPLSTLMLAGIREVLIISTPRDLPMFRELLGTGEELGMSFSYKIQENPNGLAQAFVLGAEFLDGGPGCLILGDNMFYGQGFSAMLKRAASIDKGACIFGYYVKDPRAYGVVEFDANGKAVSLEEKPANPKSNYAVPGLYFYDSTVTEKAASLKPSARGEYEITDLNRLYLDEGTLKVELFGRGFAWLDTGNCDSLLEASNFVATIQNRQGFRVSCIEEIAWRKGWIDVDQLYRLGEQLGKTEYGKYLMELAESKR
- a CDS encoding RNA degradosome polyphosphate kinase produces the protein MDNRYFKRDISWLSFNYRVLLEAEDETLPLYERINFISIYSSNLEEFYKIRVADHKAIATGASQSDEETMQSAAELVDEINQEVNRQLEERIRIYEQKILPALRKHHIIFYQSRNVEPFHRDFVRSFFREEIFPYLAPVPVSKDKVISFLRDNRLYLAVRLHLKGAPASSPNRIQYFVMKLPYSKVPRFIQLPKVGKDYYLMFIEDIIKANLDTIFPGYEVDSSYCIKISRDADILIDDAANTSEIIEQVKKKVKKRKIGAVCRFVYDRAMPQDFLDFLVDAYRIDRRELVPGDKHLNMEDLRHLPNPNQSVRPIKKPQPMKLTCLDERESIFRYVEKKDLLLHYPYHSFDHFIHFLYEAVHEPTVREIMVTQYRVAENSTVINTLIAAAQNGKKVTVFVELKARFDEENNLATAEMMKAAGINIIFSIPGLKVHAKVALVLRRDKEGRKLTSYAYISTGNFNEKTATLYADSGLFTCNPVIVNDLHNLFRTLQGKENPVFHRLLVARFNLIPELNRLINHEIELARQGKQGRIILKMNALQDPAMIDRLYEASQAGVEIDLIVRGICCLIPGQEYSHNIRVTRIVDTFLEHARVWYFGNGGAPKLFLGSPDWMRRNLYRRIEAVTPILDPDLKQELIDMLSIQLSDKRKACFVDDRLRNRWKSSRPQKEKVRSQYSFYEYLKQGIKD
- the menA gene encoding 1,4-dihydroxy-2-naphthoate octaprenyltransferase, which translates into the protein MNEIKQNSPYAWFLAARPKTLTGAIIPVLLGSALAFSDGQFKTAPALLCALFACGMQIAANFINDLFDFQKGTDRREDRLGPQRACAEGWITPAAMKTGIGIALTLSCLAGLAVLFTVWGQLPHGGWELVVLGVVCILFAFLYTTLLSYRGWGDVLVLVFFGFVPVCGTYYVQAYTLNMDVVVLSLVSGLAIDTLLMVNNYRDREQDAVSGKCTLVVRYGKKFGENMYLALGIAAVLLCFWFVYTGKLTPLEFIWAPCVYLYMHALTWRKMIQIGSGKKLNSILGETSRNMLFLGLLLAVALN